The DNA window ACCGCACTCATCGCACTGCGGGTGGGGACCAGAAGCGAAAGACGTTCGTCATCGACTTCGTGAACAAACCCGACGACATCCGGGAGGCGTTCGAGCCGTACTTCACCAACGCCACCCTGGAGACCGAGACCGACCCATATGTCGTGTTCCACCTCGCCACCAAGCTCGAACAGGCTGGGATCTACACGTCAGATCAAGTCCGGAAGGTCGCCGAACTATGGATCACGCGGAAGGGCAACAACGCGCTCTCGGCGGCGATCAGCCCAGCCAAGAACGAGTTCGCCCGCCGCTACGCGGCCGCGATCGACGCCGACGACAAGGTCACACTCAACACCCTCGACCTGTTCCGTAAGGACGTCTCCACCTTCGTCCGGCTCTACGACTTCATGAGTCAGATCGTCGACTACGGCGACCCTGGCATGGAGATGTTGTCGATCTTCCTTCGGCTCCTTGAGAAGGTCATCGCAGACTCATCGTGGGCCGCGGAAGTCGACCTGTCCGACGTGGTCCTGATCGGTGTCAAACACATCAAGGGGACCGCGGTCGACATCTCGCTGACGGGCGACGGCGATCTGAAGGGGATCGGCGCCGCTGGTACGGGCACCAGGAAGGATCCGAAGTACGTCGCACTCCAGATCGTCATCGACAAGATGAACGACCTCTTCGGTGCTGAGTCATTCACCGAATCGCAGGTACGAGAGTTCGTGCTGGGACTCGTCCAGCGGCTGCTGGCCTATCCGGACCTGATCAACCAGACCAGGGTCAATTCGAAGAAGCAGTTCATGGAGTCGCAGGACTTCCAGGCGGCCGTCATGGAGGCAGTGGTTGAGAACAAGTCGGCCCACACCACCATGGCCGACTACTTCTTCAGCGACGGGCCTGGCGTCAGCGCCGTCACCGTGGCGCTCGCAGACGCCTTTTACGAGGCCGCGATCGATGAGCCGACGGACGTGTGAGCAGCCTGCCCCCTGAGGGACGGTGCGGCACAGGTTGAACAGCTAGCCCTAGCGACTTGTTCGACGAATCTCGGTCTCTTCTACACCGACATCTGTGGAGCAAGTCGCCCTGATCGTCGACCGTGACATGCCCTGCGACCGCCCCGTCCAGACGCAAGCGAAGAACGGGCCAGCGCAAGAGCCTCCTCCCAAGACGAAGACAACACCGAGAGACCGCCAGAACCTTGGTCGGCTCGTACAACGACCTGTGCGAGTTGATGGTCCTCGCGGCGCGGGGGGCGGTGAACCTGCACACCGCGAAGTACGCTCTCGACGACTTCCAGAAGGCGATCGACGACCTCGACGCGGGCCGCGTCCGAGGGCGCGCGATCCTCGTTCCCTAGCGTACGTGGAGGAATCCGTTGATCTTCATCACCGCGAAGTTCCGCATCCTGCCGGAGCACGCCGAGAACTGGCCGGAGATCTCGCGCTCGTTCACCGAGGCGACGCGGGCCGAGCCGGGCTGCCTGTGGTTCGACTGGTCGCGGAGCCTCGACGACCCGAACGAGTACGTGCTCGTCGAGGCGTTCGAGGACGACGCCGCTGCCGCGCACGTGGGCTCGGAGCACTTCCGTACGGCGCAGCAGGAGTTGCCGCGGCACCTCGCGGAGACGCCGCGGATCGTGAACTTCCAGGTGCCCGGAACGGACTGGTCCGAGCTCGGTGAGCTAGCCGTCCGCTAGCCGGAAGTTGAGCTCGGCGATCCACTGGGTCTTGCGGGGCTCGGTTCGCGGGTCGGTGCGGTAGGCCTCGTACCGGCAGGCGAACCGATCTCCCTCGGCCACGTCCCAGCGATCGAGCGCCAGCCCCTGCTCCGCGGCCCAGTCGAGCAGCGCCTTGTTCGCCCGGCGCGCGTGCAGCCTGTACGTGAGTGTGGCGTACCGGCCCGCCGGGAGCTCCGTGCGACGTACGCGGTCGTCGCCCCCGACCGGCGCGGACGTGACCACGCCCACCTCGATGTCCATCGGGCCGTCCATGTCGATGAGGTGCAGCCTGTGGAAGAACGGCCCGTCGGGCTCGAGGTCGTGGGTCTTCAGGCACGCGGCGAGCTCGGCGAGCAGCTCGTCGCGTACCCGCAGCATGCCGCGGAACGGCGTGACCACCCGGATGCCGAGGCAGTCGACCCGTGCGCGGTCGACGACGCGGGGCGGCTCGAGGAGCTCCATGCCGATCATGGTCAGGCCTGCCCCAGGGGCGGAGTCAAGGAATCGAGACTCTGGCCAATTCCTACTTATCTAGTAGGCTTTGACGCATGACCCTCGAGTTCCTCTGGTACATCCCGAACACCGTCGAGCCCGGCCATCGCGGCGACGACACTGCGGACGGGTGGGGCACGCTCGACTTCTCCACCGACCTCGCCGTCGCGGCCGAGAAGCACGGCTGGAGCGGTGCGCTGATCGGAACGGGGTGGGGACGCCCGGACACGTTCACCGTCGCGACGGCGCTGGCCGCGCGTACGTCGACGTTCCGCCCGCTCGTGGCGATCCGCCCCGGCTACTGGCGGCCGGCGCACTTCGCCAGCGCCGCGGCGACGCTCGACCGGCTCAGCGGCGGCCGGCTGCTGGTGAACATCGTCAGCGGGCAGGACAACCTCGCTGCGTACGGCGACAGCGAGGGCGACCAGGCTCAACGATACGCGCGAACGAAGGAGTTTCTGCAACTCGTTCGGCGCCTGTGGACAGAGGAGAACGTCACGTTCGCCGGCGAGTACTTCCAGGTGGA is part of the Tenggerimyces flavus genome and encodes:
- a CDS encoding putative quinol monooxygenase, which translates into the protein MIFITAKFRILPEHAENWPEISRSFTEATRAEPGCLWFDWSRSLDDPNEYVLVEAFEDDAAAAHVGSEHFRTAQQELPRHLAETPRIVNFQVPGTDWSELGELAVR
- a CDS encoding GyrI-like domain-containing protein; amino-acid sequence: MELLEPPRVVDRARVDCLGIRVVTPFRGMLRVRDELLAELAACLKTHDLEPDGPFFHRLHLIDMDGPMDIEVGVVTSAPVGGDDRVRRTELPAGRYATLTYRLHARRANKALLDWAAEQGLALDRWDVAEGDRFACRYEAYRTDPRTEPRKTQWIAELNFRLADG